Proteins encoded by one window of Ulvibacter sp. MAR_2010_11:
- a CDS encoding glycosyltransferase family 2 protein: MPKLSALLIVYNEIKHLPQVINNLSFADEIIVVDSFSTDGTFETLQQDKRVVVFQKKFEDYASQRNFAISKANNKWILFLDADERITEALKEEILQIIQTDTPKSAYYFYRQFMYKNKPLRFSGLQTDKIYRLFQKNKAHYNPSKLVHENLEVIGEKGVLKHKLLHYFYDDYNTYKGKMIAYGKLKGKELFQQGERYSVAKRYLKAWYKFLTHYIIRLGILDGKKGLIISKLNALSVSERYKELKRLQSLSPK; encoded by the coding sequence ATGCCAAAACTTAGCGCATTACTAATTGTCTATAACGAAATAAAACATCTTCCGCAGGTAATAAATAATTTATCTTTCGCCGATGAAATTATTGTGGTCGATTCGTTTAGTACAGACGGAACATTTGAAACGCTTCAACAAGATAAACGAGTTGTAGTTTTTCAAAAAAAATTCGAGGATTATGCCTCCCAACGGAATTTTGCAATTTCTAAAGCTAACAATAAATGGATATTGTTTCTGGATGCAGATGAACGTATAACGGAAGCTCTCAAAGAGGAAATTCTACAAATAATCCAAACTGATACTCCCAAATCAGCCTATTATTTTTATCGCCAGTTTATGTATAAGAATAAACCTCTAAGGTTTAGTGGACTTCAAACAGACAAAATCTATAGGTTATTTCAAAAAAACAAAGCACATTATAATCCGTCAAAACTAGTGCATGAAAACCTTGAAGTAATAGGTGAAAAAGGGGTTTTGAAGCACAAATTACTGCACTACTTCTACGATGATTACAACACTTACAAAGGAAAAATGATTGCGTATGGAAAATTAAAAGGTAAAGAACTGTTTCAACAAGGGGAAAGGTATTCAGTTGCCAAACGATATCTAAAAGCTTGGTATAAGTTTCTTACTCATTATATTATTCGTTTAGGAATTTTGGACGGAAAAAAAGGGTTAATCATAAGCAAGCTCAATGCACTCAGTGTTTCTGAACGTTATAAAGAACTTAAACGTTTACAGTCACTTTCTCCAAAATAG
- a CDS encoding glycosyltransferase family 2 protein, whose translation MAAPKLSVIISTYNQPEWLQKVLWGYENQTETNFELIIADDGSTDETKTLIDTFKTKSMLSVLHVWHEDNGFQKTKILNKAIAATISDYLLFSDGDCIPRMDFVEKHLDHRESGYFLSGGYFKLPMDISEKITREDIENGNCFDIEWLRRNGLKSSFKNNKLTSRGPKEKFLNWITPTEATWNGHNSSGWKADIVKVNGFDERMQYGGEDRELGERMFNLGLKAKQLRYTAICVHLDHARGYVQPEMLEKNAAIRKITKREKAVYTPFGIVKN comes from the coding sequence ATGGCAGCGCCCAAACTTTCCGTAATCATCAGTACCTACAATCAGCCGGAATGGTTGCAAAAAGTATTGTGGGGTTATGAGAACCAAACCGAAACCAATTTCGAGCTAATTATAGCCGATGACGGTTCTACGGATGAAACAAAAACCCTCATTGATACTTTTAAGACTAAATCCATGCTAAGTGTACTTCATGTATGGCATGAGGACAACGGATTTCAGAAAACAAAAATCCTAAATAAGGCAATCGCGGCTACTATCAGTGATTATTTACTTTTCAGTGATGGAGATTGTATTCCACGGATGGATTTTGTAGAAAAGCATCTTGACCACAGAGAAAGCGGTTATTTTCTTTCGGGCGGGTATTTTAAGTTGCCTATGGATATTTCAGAAAAGATTACCCGAGAAGATATTGAAAACGGCAATTGTTTTGATATTGAATGGCTTAGGCGTAACGGTTTAAAATCTTCCTTTAAAAATAACAAACTCACCAGCAGAGGCCCAAAGGAAAAATTTCTCAACTGGATTACTCCCACCGAAGCAACCTGGAACGGTCATAATTCATCAGGCTGGAAAGCAGATATAGTAAAGGTGAACGGCTTCGATGAGCGGATGCAATATGGCGGTGAAGACCGTGAATTGGGAGAACGCATGTTTAATTTGGGGCTAAAAGCAAAGCAACTGCGTTATACTGCCATCTGTGTACATTTAGATCATGCAAGAGGCTATGTTCAGCCCGAGATGTTGGAAAAAAATGCGGCGATTCGAAAAATTACAAAACGGGAAAAAGCTGTCTACACACCCTTTGGAATAGTAAAAAATTAG
- a CDS encoding glycosyltransferase family 9 protein translates to MKILVIQHKMIGDVLTTSLLFEALRSHFPEAQLDYLINSNTQPVIAYNPFIDKLWLFSKEMEASKSLYKSFRKSIKDEKYDVVIDVYAKLRSAFLAKHSGAKKRISYRKWYTKHLYTHTFTPRTISVLDEGLAIENRIMLLEPLIDKIKSIPKPTIYLTSEELYKGKEILKHSDIEFEKPLYMVGITGSSDQKTYPLPYMATLLDALVHETDGQLLFNYIPDQQNEADMLYSMCSEKTQQHIFKEVYGNDLREFLGLTAHCDALIGNEGGAVNMAKALNIPTFSIFAPWILKEAWNSYEASGKNMSVHLKDFFPKIYTKHPKKYKNQAANLYKQLSPDYIIPELKNFLSNFSS, encoded by the coding sequence TTGAAAATTCTCGTAATACAACATAAAATGATTGGCGATGTACTTACTACTTCGCTGCTTTTTGAGGCATTGCGATCACATTTTCCGGAAGCTCAGTTAGATTACCTTATCAATAGCAACACCCAGCCTGTTATTGCCTACAATCCGTTTATTGACAAATTATGGTTGTTTTCAAAAGAAATGGAAGCCTCCAAATCGTTGTACAAATCCTTCAGAAAAAGTATAAAAGACGAAAAATACGATGTGGTAATCGATGTCTATGCCAAATTGAGGAGCGCATTTTTAGCCAAACATTCCGGAGCCAAAAAACGCATTTCATATAGAAAATGGTATACCAAACATTTATATACCCATACGTTTACACCCAGAACAATTTCAGTTCTGGACGAAGGTCTGGCCATTGAAAACCGAATTATGCTTCTGGAACCATTAATTGACAAAATTAAAAGCATTCCAAAACCTACTATTTATCTTACTTCCGAAGAATTGTATAAGGGAAAAGAAATACTGAAACATTCCGATATTGAATTTGAGAAACCATTGTATATGGTAGGTATTACCGGGAGTAGTGATCAAAAAACCTATCCATTACCATATATGGCAACCTTATTGGATGCATTGGTCCATGAAACCGACGGACAATTACTTTTTAATTACATCCCGGATCAACAAAATGAAGCCGATATGCTTTATAGTATGTGTTCAGAAAAAACACAACAACATATTTTTAAAGAAGTTTACGGCAATGATCTTCGGGAATTTTTAGGCCTGACGGCTCATTGCGACGCGCTTATTGGAAATGAAGGTGGCGCGGTTAACATGGCAAAGGCACTTAACATCCCGACGTTTTCAATTTTTGCGCCTTGGATTCTCAAGGAAGCCTGGAACAGTTATGAGGCTTCAGGTAAAAACATGTCGGTACACCTTAAAGATTTTTTCCCAAAAATCTATACAAAACACCCAAAAAAGTACAAGAATCAGGCTGCAAATTTATACAAACAACTCTCTCCTGACTATATTATTCCGGAGCTTAAAAATTTTCTCTCAAATTTTTCCAGCTAA
- a CDS encoding 2,3,4,5-tetrahydropyridine-2,6-dicarboxylate N-succinyltransferase, with translation MTQLQQLIEKAWEDRSLLQNPEIIAAIREVVRLCDEGELRCAQPTANGWQVNEWVKKAVVLYFPIQKMETMEVGIFEYHDKIPLKRDYAAKGIRVVPHAVARHGAYISKGVILMPSYVNIGAYVDEGTMVDTWATVGSCAQIGKNVHLSGGVGIGGVLEPLQAAPVIIEDNAFIGSRSIVVEGVRVETEAVLGANVVLTASTKIIDVTGSTPKEMKGIVPARSVVIPGSYTKQFPAGEYQVSCALIIGQRKESTNKKTSLNDALREYDVAV, from the coding sequence ATGACTCAACTACAACAACTTATAGAAAAAGCATGGGAGGATCGTTCCCTATTACAAAACCCCGAAATAATTGCCGCCATCAGAGAAGTGGTGCGTTTGTGTGACGAAGGCGAATTACGCTGTGCACAACCAACAGCAAACGGCTGGCAGGTAAATGAATGGGTTAAAAAAGCAGTAGTGTTGTATTTTCCCATTCAGAAAATGGAAACCATGGAAGTGGGAATATTTGAATACCACGATAAAATTCCTCTGAAACGGGACTATGCCGCCAAGGGTATCCGTGTGGTACCTCATGCCGTGGCAAGACACGGGGCCTACATTTCGAAAGGGGTAATTTTAATGCCAAGTTATGTAAACATTGGAGCCTATGTTGATGAAGGGACTATGGTGGACACCTGGGCTACTGTGGGAAGCTGTGCGCAAATTGGCAAGAACGTACATTTGAGCGGCGGAGTGGGAATTGGAGGCGTTTTAGAGCCTTTACAAGCTGCTCCTGTAATTATTGAAGACAATGCCTTTATTGGTTCGCGCTCTATTGTAGTGGAAGGTGTGCGGGTTGAAACTGAAGCTGTTTTAGGCGCAAATGTGGTACTGACCGCCTCTACCAAGATCATTGATGTTACAGGCAGTACACCCAAAGAAATGAAAGGGATTGTTCCGGCGCGATCGGTAGTGATTCCAGGAAGCTATACCAAACAATTCCCTGCCGGTGAGTATCAGGTTTCCTGTGCTCTTATTATTGGTCAGCGTAAGGAAAGTACCAACAAAAAAACATCTCTAAACGACGCTTTGCGGGAATATGATGTAGCGGTGTAG
- the ruvX gene encoding Holliday junction resolvase RuvX gives MGRILAIDYGTKRTGIAVTDELQLIASGLTTVETKDLMPFLNKYLTSENVDMVLIGEPKQRDGTPSEVEADIQKFLVQFSAVFPNQLTERVDERFTSKMAFQTMIDSGLKKKQRQNKALLDEISATILLQAYLNRK, from the coding sequence ATGGGACGCATACTTGCCATAGATTACGGAACGAAACGCACAGGCATTGCTGTAACAGACGAGTTGCAACTAATTGCTTCGGGATTGACAACGGTGGAGACCAAGGATTTGATGCCCTTTTTGAACAAATATTTGACCTCAGAAAATGTCGATATGGTTTTAATAGGGGAGCCGAAACAAAGAGACGGAACTCCAAGTGAGGTGGAGGCGGACATTCAGAAATTTTTGGTTCAGTTTTCAGCAGTATTTCCAAATCAGCTCACAGAGCGTGTAGATGAACGCTTTACTAGCAAAATGGCGTTTCAGACCATGATAGACAGCGGCTTGAAAAAGAAACAACGTCAAAATAAGGCGTTGCTGGACGAAATTAGTGCAACTATTTTACTGCAAGCTTATTTGAATCGAAAATGA
- the def gene encoding peptide deformylase: protein MILPILAYGDPVLRKKGEEITSEYPKLDVLIENMFDTMYGARGIGLAAPQIGAPIRLFIVDATPFDDDETLSEAEREFVSDFKRVFINAKIIEESGDEWIFNEGCLSIPDVNEDVFRQPKITMEYYDEKFKKHTETFDGIVARIIQHEYDHIEGILFTDKLSALKKRLIKGKLANISKGNIDVSYRMRFPMAKKKR from the coding sequence ATGATTTTACCCATTTTGGCCTACGGAGATCCCGTGTTACGAAAAAAAGGCGAAGAGATAACTTCAGAATATCCCAAGTTGGATGTGCTTATTGAGAATATGTTCGATACCATGTATGGCGCCCGTGGAATAGGCCTTGCAGCACCTCAAATTGGAGCGCCTATCCGACTTTTTATTGTGGATGCAACTCCTTTTGATGATGATGAAACATTGTCGGAAGCAGAACGGGAGTTTGTATCCGATTTCAAACGCGTGTTTATCAATGCCAAAATTATAGAGGAAAGCGGTGACGAATGGATTTTTAATGAAGGTTGTTTAAGCATTCCCGATGTAAACGAAGATGTATTCCGTCAGCCTAAAATTACTATGGAATACTACGATGAAAAGTTTAAAAAACACACCGAAACCTTCGACGGCATTGTTGCTAGAATTATTCAACATGAGTATGATCACATTGAAGGAATTTTATTTACCGACAAACTATCTGCTTTAAAAAAGCGTTTAATAAAAGGAAAATTAGCCAACATTTCAAAAGGAAATATTGACGTGAGTTATCGTATGCGTTTTCCAATGGCTAAAAAGAAACGTTAA